The DNA region GGGTAGATGAACATGGCGAAATGATCCGTTATGATGATCAGGACAGAATGCTTTGGAATGATGAACTGATAGTAAAAGGACGATACTACCTAAACCTTGCGTCTAAAGGAAACGACGCCGGTAAATACCATATTGAAGCTGCTATAGCCTATTGGCATACCGTTAAAACCGATACTGCCGAAAAGTGGGAAAATATATTAATGCTCTACAATAGGTTACTTATAGCCGCTTATTCTCCTGCGGCTGCATTGAATCGGGCTTATGCCTTGGCAAAGGTGAAAGGGAAGGAGAAAGCCATTATTGAGGCCGAAAAGTTAAAACTGGATACCAATCACTTATACCATGTACTGCTTGGTTACTTGTATACAGGGGTAGATCGTGAAAAGGCAGTATCGCATTTGCAAACTGCCCTGAAACTGGCTAAGACCGCTACAGATAAAAGCAGAATTATGAAGGATTTAAAGGCTTTATTATGAGATAAATTGCCGTGTTTAAAAAAGCCTCATTGCAAGGCACGAAACAATTCCAACTGCTGATAGGATGGTTTCATGCCTTGCAATGAGGCTTTTATATCTATTTCTATAAAACCGTTTTCTGACAGTGTCTTAATCAGCCATCTTAAAATCAGCCACCAACTTTTCATCGGCTGAGTTGCTTCCCAGTACTAATTTGTAGCTGCCGGGATAAAGCTTCCATTTGTGTGTGGCGAGATCCCATTTTTGTAAATCCTGAACCGGGATTTTTAATGTAACCGAACCTTCTTTATCCTGCTCCAGGCTAATGCGTTTAAAGCTTTTTAACTCTTTAACCGGCATTCTGTCGATGTTAGGGTATTTGATATAGGCCTGTACTACTTCATCGCCATTAAATTTACCGGTGTTTTTAACTTTTACTGTTACTGCAAGGGTATCGGCTTTTTTATAGGTGGTTTTTAATTTACTGCCCAGGGTGTAGGTAAACGACGTATAGCTTAAACCAAACCCAAAAGGATATTGCACCGGACCGGTATAATAGCGGTAAGTGCGGTTTTTCATGTTGTAATCGCTGTAATCGGGCAAATCGCTCATACCTTTATAAAAAGTAAGCGGCAGGTGGCCCGAAGGCGAAACATCGCCAAAAATAATATCAGCTAATGCATTGCCGCCCTGTTCGCCGGGGTACCAGGCAAATATAATGGCATCGGCATAAGGCTCGATAGCGGATACATCAACATCGCTGCCTGCGGTTATTACTGCTACAAGGGGCTTGTTTTTTACGCTTTTGCGCAGTTCTTTAATAAAAGCAATTTCGCTGGCAGGCAGGCTCAGGTTTTTTTTATCGCCGCCGCTTTCAGACAGGAAAGCATCGCCTGCTTCGCCCTCTAAAACAGGAGAGAGGCCGATCACTGCAATGGTTGCATCGGCATTGCCGGCTGCCCAGGTACCCCCAAAGTGGGTGGTGTCTTTATAATCACATCCCAGGTCATATTCAACGCGGGTAGCCTTATCAACCGCTCCGGTAATGCCCTCAACAAAATTGATCACTTTGCTGCTGGTTCCATGATAATTAGCTATCATGGCATCGAGCGAGGCCGCGTTTGGCCCAACCACCATAATGCTGGAGTAGCTGCTTTTTTTGAATGGCAAAACATTGTTGTTATTCTTTAACAATACCATACTTTGCTGGGCCACTTTACGGGCCAAAGCCAAATGCTGCTGATTGTGAACACTGTCGGCACCATAACCATGATAAGGATTAGCGGTCGGGGCGTCATAAAAGCCCAGTTTAAATTCGGTGCGTAAGATAGCGCTCAGGGCCTGGTCAACATCTTTTTCGGTAAGTAAACCCTGTTTAATAGCTTTGATACCGTCGTTTTGTAAAATGGACGAGCAATCCAGGTCGACGCCGGCCTTGATGGCAGCGGCAGCTACTTCAACCGCAGTTGGCAAGGTTTTGTGGGTAAGGTATACATCGTCCAGGGCACCACAATCAGTTACTACATGGCCGCTAAAGCCCCATTCTTTTCGCAGGATGTCGGTAAGCAGCATTTTATTGATAGAGTTTGGTACACCGTTAACGCGATTGTAAGCGCTCATTACCGATTCAACGTGGTTTTTAACGAGTTCGTGAAAAGCATACAGGTAGGTTTCGCGAAGGTCTTTTTCATCAACCTTAGCGTCAAATTTATCGCGGGTGGCTTCGGGCCCACTATGTACGGCAAAATGTTTGGCCGTGGCAGATGTTTTCAAGTATTTAGGATCATCGCCCTGCAAACCTTTAACAAAGGCAGAGCCCATGCGGCCGGTCAGGAAAGGGTCTTCACCATAAGTTTCCTGGCCGCGGCCCCAGCGTGGATCGCGGAAGATGTTGATATTAGGTGTCCAAAAGGTGAGCCCCATATATTGCAGATGCCTGTCTTGTGCAATGGCCAGGTTATATTTTGCACGGGCTTCAGTTGATATGGCCGTTGATACCTGCTTTAACAGATCTTCATTAAATGTAGCCGACATACCGATAGCCTGCGGAAATATGGTTGCTTCACCGGCACGGGCTACACCATGTAAGGCCTCGTTCCACCAGTTATAGGCCGGGATGCCTAAACGAGGCACGGCCTGGCTGCGGTAGCCTAATAAGGAGATTTTTTCTTCGATGGTTAATTTTGATAAAAGATCTTTCACACGTGAATCAATCGATTGCGAAGTATCTTTATAAAAAGGGACCTGCGCATTTGCGATAGAAAATTTTAGTAATGCCGCAAGCATTACCAAACAACATAGGAGTTTGTGTTTTATGGTGGAAGCCATTTTTAGATGAATTATTTTTTGAGTTTAAAGTTAATATTTATTCCGTAAGTATGGGTTGGCGGAAGACTTGCTCCCTCAATTCCGGCATACTTTATATCCGGCGAAAAGCCCGATTCAGGGTCGATATTGTCAGATCGCTTCATGATCGTCCATAGGTTTCGGCCTACTAATGAAAAGGTTATTCCTTCAAATGGAGTATGTTTAAGAAACCCCTTTGAAAAAGTATACCCAAAGGTAACCTGCCGTAATTTAATAAACCTGCCGTCTAAAACATTCAATGCAGAAACGCTTTGGGCAAGTGCCTGGTAATAGGTTTGTGCCGGTACAACAACTGTGTTTTTATCACCATTGGCGTTTACACCATCACCAACAACACCGGTTTCGCGCCCCGGTAAAGTAAGCTTATTAAAGCCGCGGTAAATACTGTTATAATTTGTGGCCGAAAGTATTTTGTTGCCAAACCGGTAATCGACCAAAAATGAAAGGCTGAATTTTTTGTAGGTGAAATTGTTATTAACTCCGCCGTAAATGTTAGGCACCGCACTGCCCATAGGTACCCGCGGACCGGCCTGCGGCAAGCCATTGCCGTCAAAAATGATCTGCCCTTTACTGTTTCTGAGGTAATCGTTGGCCATGATCTGTGGGCCTGGTAGTCCTTTAACCAATGCCGTGGCGGCATTGAGCGGCCGGTAAGTACCAAAACTTATATTGGCCGATTCAGGTGTGCCGTCTGTTTGCAGGATCTTGTTTTGTACATAAGTAAAGTTAAACGATGGTGACCAGTTGAAATTAACAGTTTTAATAGGTGTAGCGTTTATCGAAATCTCAATGCCATTGTTTTGGGTGGAGCCCGTAGGGATAAACCTTCGGGCAAAACCTGTTGCCAGGTCAAGATCTCCCTTAATGATCTCGTTCCTTGTTTTTCGATGGAAATAAGCCACATCAAGCCCCAGTCTGCCGTTCAAAAATTTCAGGTCTGTACCCACTTCCATTTCTGTGAGTGTATATGGCTTTAAAAAAAGGTTAGGTAAACTATCACTGAAACCTCCCGCAGGTATGCCATTTACAGGATTAGTAAGGGTGTAATATTGAGATGTAATGTAAACATCGGTGGGCTCGCCGCTGGTCTGCGCATATGACAAACGGAGCTTTCCAAAATCAAGCTCCGGGATATGTATAAGGTCCGAAAAAAGGATACTTGCCGATACCGATGGCGTAAAAATACTCCGGTTATCAACAGGCAGGGTTGAGTAGGTATCGTAACGGCCAGTGGTGGTTAATGTTAAAAAATCTTTTAACGAAAGATCGACTGAATAATAGGTTGAGTGCGTTTCAGAACTTTTATAATCATAGCTGCTGCTTTTGGTTGCCAGGTTACTATAACTGTAAAAATTAGGTATGATAAACGGCCCCCCGAAAAGACGAGTATATTCATAGCTGTTTTTACGAAGGTTTACCCCTGCGGATAAGTCAAAACTAAGCAGCTTTTTTATAATATCATGTTTAGCACCAATCAAAACGTCGGCATTAAACTCTGAACGTTCTGTAGAGGACTGTTCATCCATCGATCCTGCGTCGCCGGGCGAGTAAGCAGTACCGGTAGGGGTAATGGTTAGCCGTTTATCGTATAACACGTCATCGCCTAAACGGGCTTGTGCATACAGCCAGCTTTGGATATTGTAGCGGGCAGTAATGGCAGATATCAACCGATTGCGGCTTATATTATTAACAAATTTGTTTACAGCAAAATATGGATTGGTAACAAATGTATCGCCTGTCCACCTCAGTTCGTTTCCGTTCGAGTCAAATCCCGGTGCCAGAGCTGCCTGGTTTTCGTTTGCAGCAAGGTATTGAATATTATTAGGATTAAGAGGCCCATCGCTCAAATTGGGCTTCAGGTTTGATGATTCGTCTATATAGTTTGCAATAACATTTACATTGAATTTATCAGTAATTCCCTGTGTAGCAGTTAGGTTTACCGTTTTACGATTAAGGCCGCTGTTACGGATGATTGAACCATTCCTCAGGTCGGAGACCGACAGACGAAAAGCCCCCGTTTCATTACCGCCGTTAAAAGCAACTGTATTGGTATAGGTATAACCACGACGGTAAAACTTATCAATATTATCTGTAACTGCCGAGTAAGGGTAATATTTACCGTCAAATTGGATAGTTGGTTTTCCATCCAGCTTTTCACCCCATCCAAAATTGCCCGATGTTATGGCATTATTTACAGATGCCGGCCTGATGCCGTACAAACCCTGTCCGTAAACTGTTTGATAATCAAAAGTATTAATCGCTTTATCTGTTTGATAGTTGGTGTTAAACTCTACGCCAAATCCCGAATTCTTTTTCGCTGTTTTAGTAGTGATCAGGATTACGCCATTAGCGGCCCTCGCCCCGTACAGTGCCGATGCAGCCTGGCCCTTGAGTACAGTCATGCTTTCAACATCATCGGGGTTGATATTGCTTATGCCGTCGCCAAAATCGGCGCCGCCCCATTCGTTGGCTGCCCCACGCTGGGTGTTGTCAATAGGGACGCCATTAATGATAAAAAGCGGGGCGCTTGCTCCAAAACTGGTCACTCCCCTAAGTAGGATCCGAGCTGATGACGCTGGCCCGCCGTTAACTCCATTGATACTTAAACCGGCTACACGGCCTTCTAATGAGTAAGCTACATTTGATTCTTTGGCTTTATCGAGCACTTCGCCGCCTATAGTCGTTACCGAATAGCCAACTTTTTTCTCATCTTTTTTTATGCCGAGTGCTGTTACCACAACTTCGTTTAAGATATTGCTTGCAGTGAGCGTAATTTTAAGAAGAGTTGTGCCCGATAATTTTACATCCCTTGTAACATAGCCAACGAAACTGATAATTAATGTTGATTGGTCGGGGGCCTCAAACGAAAAGGCACCATTCAGGTCCGTTGAGGCTCCCATGGTTGAACCTCTTACCCTAACTGTAGCGCCGGCAAGCGGTGCGCCATTTTCATCAACAACAATGCCCGTTACTTTAACTACGTTAACTATTACATCAATAGGGGCAATCACTATCAGGTGATTGGCAAGCTCGGTATAAGCGAAACCCGAATTGGCCAAAATTTTATCTAAAACACTTTTAACATCTTCATTATCAACATTTATGTCAACTTTGTTTAAAGTAGGGATTTTTCTTTCGCTGTAAACAAAATGATAAATGCTTTGACGTTCGATGGCTGAGATTACCTTTTTAAAATCGGCCGATTTTAAATTGATAGTGACACGGGTTTGTGAATATACAGTTAATATAGCCAGTAAATTGAAGAATAATATTAACGTAAACCGTATTTTCATTTATACTGATAACCTAAACCTGTCGCCAACATCCATTGGGGATGCCTAAATTTACATAAATTTTATAATTAGCACAGGTAGTAGTGTAAAATGACCGGATTGGCAGGTGACAATTACAAATATTGTAAAGCACAGCGATCAATTAAGGCGACAAATGTACTGTTAATCACTGAAGAATTATCAGTTAATAAATATAAATGGCGGAATTTTTGATTTTATAATGAAAATTTTCGGTAATGCGTAACGCATCAAGTGCCTGGGTAATGGTTTCTTTTTCATAAGTGCCGGTAAAACGGTACTTCTTCATTTCATCGTTTTTAAATTTAATCTCAACACCATACCAGCGTTCCATGCGCGCGGCGAGATCGGCGAAGTTTTCATCCCTGAAAATGAGTTTATTTTCTGTCCACGAAGTTTCTAAAATGGCACTGTTATCCTGATGAAGACGCGTAAAGCTGGTTAAGACATATTGTGTACCTGCACTGCTGTCGGTAGCTGGTGAAAGCTTGGCCTGGTTTTTACGTACAGTAGTAAACGCGCCTTTTTTAACGATCAGTTTTTCGCTTGGTTTTAAAATGATCCTGTCGGATGGTCGGTCGTCAAGTGTAACTTCAATGGCGCCCCTGATCAGGGTTGTTTCACTTGATGGGTCATTGGGGTATGATTTAACGTTAAAAGCGGTACCCAACACCCTGATGTTCATTTTTTCGGTATGGATAATGAATGGATGTTCATGATCTTTATGTACATCAAAAAAGGCTTCGCCGCTTAAATAAACTTCGCGGGTTTTGCCTGTGAAGTTTGTTGGGTATCTTAACGAACTTTGTGAATTAAGGGTAATACGTGTACCGTCAGTTAATACAATGGTTGATTTATCGCGTGCAGAAGTGTTTTTATTTTGCCAGGCGCCGGAAGTTGTGCTTGCAATTCCGTGGCCCAAGGTAACCGTTTTTGAATAAAAAAGGTACGAGCAACCTGCTATTAAAACAACGGCAGCCGCAGCACGCCAAAGATAATGTATTGTACCCTTTTTAACGGGGATAATGGCCGCCGTTGCAGGTTCAATAACTTCCTGCGCCTTAATTTTTGATTTTATTTTTTGAAAGGCGAGGGCATTGTCGGCATATTGGGTATCGCTATGTTTCCAATATGCGGAAAGGGCTTCGTATTGTTCACGAAGGGAAGCATCATTAGCTAAGCAACGCTGAAATTCATTATTTTCATCAGAGCTGATTTCATTCGACAGTTTTTTGCCCGCCAGCTCTATAAATTTATCATTGCCCATCGTATAATTGCATCCTTATTTATGATAGGACAACTTATTTAGGTTAATTACCTACAAGGTTAAAAAAAATAATTGAAAATTACAATTGTGGTTCCTAAAATGTTGATTGTATTGGTTTTAAGAAAGCTTCGTGGTGTTTGTTGTATTGTGTTAAAATGACACTAAGCTTCTTGATTGCTCTGAAAAGCTGGGTTTGTACTGTACGGGGCGAAATATTAAGAATTTCGGCCACTTCTTTATACCTCATACCATCCTCCTTTATCAGCCTGAAAACAATTCGGCATTGTTGCGGTAACCCAGCTATGGCCTGGTCCATCCTAAAAATAAGCTCTTTGTTTTCAATTTCCTTTTGAGGGTTATAGGTATTTACAAATTCAACCGAATTGGTTTCTTCAATTTGTACAAGGTGAATAGTTGAGTATTTTTTGATGTGGTTTAGCGATTGGTTTTTTACCGCTACAAATAAATAGGTTTCAGGGTTTTGAATTTCAGTAAGGTTTTTACGGTTAAGCCAGCATTTTACAAACACATCCGAAACTATTTCTTCGGCAATTTCCCGTTGATGTACATACAGTACACAAAATTTAATGAGCGAGTTGTTAAGGATATGGAAAAACAATTCAAAGGCGTTCTCATCGTCATTGTTGCAAATGAGTTTCCATAATTTTAGCGTATCAACTTTTCTGTCTCTCAAACCGAAGAATTTTTAATTAATCAACTAAATTTAAACTTAATAATGGTGTAACAATAATAACATATTAAAATCGAAAAATGAAATTAATTGATGTAAGTTGCAATGTTTTTTAAAAAATTTTAAAAAGTGTGTAAGCAATACACCATATAAAATTGTCAGTAATTAATAAAATAATAGCTTGATGAAACGATTATTTACAGTATTTTTTTTTGTTTTCGGCTGCTTTGAAGTATTTGGACAACAGCACAATATGTCAAAACAGTATGTCCCCGCCGGCGACCCTGCAGTTGAGAAAAAAATTGCAAACTGGCAGGACCTTAAGTTCGGTTTGTTTATGCATTGGGGTACTTACAGCCAGTGGGGTGTAGTTGAAAGCTGGAGCATTTGTCCCGAAGATGAAGGCTGGACGCAACGCCGCGGTCAGTATGCTGCTACTTATAACGGATATAAAGCGGCGTATGAAAATTTACAAACTACTTTTAACCCAACCAAATTCAATCCGGAGAAATGGGTGCAGGCAGCTAAGGACGCCGGTATGAAATATGTGATCTTCACTACCAAGCACCATGACGGTTTTTGCATGTTTGATACCAAAGAAACTGATTATAAGATCACGAGCAGCAAAACTCCTTTTTCAACCAATCCAAGAAGCAATGTAACTAAGGAGATCTTCAACGCTTTCCGCAAAGATAACTTTATGGTGGGTGCTTATTTTTCAAAGCCCGACTGGCATACTGAAAACTATTGGTGGCCATACTTTCCGCCTAAAGACCGCAATGTAAACTATGATCCTCAAAAATATCCTGAACGCTGGCAGAAATTCAAAGATTTTACCTACAACCAGATCAGCGAACTGATGAGCGATTATGGTAAGGTTGATATTTTATGGCTTGACGGAGGATGGGTACGCCCGAAAAGTAGTATTGATACTACTGTAGAATGGCAGCGCGGAATAAAGTTTGATCAGGATATTGATATGCCGAAGATAGCCGCTATGGGGAGGCAAAAACAGCCCGGACTTATCGTGGTTGACCGTACCGTAGCCGGCAAATATGAAAATTACACCACTCCTGAGCAGGAAGTACCCGAAGTGCCGCTTGACCATCCCTGGGAGAGCTGCATAACCATGGGTAATTCATGGAGCTATGTTCCCGGCGACCATTATAAATCGGTACAGCAGATAGTTCAGTTATTGGTGAAAATCGTATCGCGCGGCGGCAACCTCCTTATGAATATAGGCCCAGGTCCTGATGGCGATTGGGACCCGGTAGCTTATGAACGCCTGCAGGGTATCAGCAATTGGATGAAGATCAATGGTGAGGGTATTTACGCCAGCCAGTCGGTTGCTCCGTATTCAACAGGTAATATATATTATACAAAAGCCAAAAACAGCAATACTATTTATGCCTTTGCTTTGAGCGACCAAGAAAAGGTTGTTTTACAGGCTACGGTATCTGTAAAATTAAAAGACATTAAAAAGGTAAAGAAAGTCACCTTGCTTGGCAGCACTCAAAGCCTTAAGTGGAAACAGGTAGCTGATGGTATTGATATCAGTATCCCGGCAAAATTACAACAAGCCAGCGGGCTAAATGAAGCGGCCGGTTTTAAAATAGTTTATTAAGAAATTATAGAAAAGCAATATAAAACGTCATTACGAGGAACGAAGCAATAAGCCCCCGCTAAATCTCCCCCGGAAGGGGAGACTTAAGGAGTTTCTTAAGCCCTCTCCAAAGGAGAGGGTTGGGTGAGGCTTATTGCTTCGTTCCTCGTAATGATGTGGGTTTTGAATATTTTACCAGACAAAATACCACATAATATAGCCAGGTTTTTACAGCTAAAATGATTTGGCAGTTCTTAATTTTGATCATCCATCCAACCCAAATAAATGACAACAACCCGTTCGGCAGGCAGATCTGCATTGTTTAAATTTTCATTAGTGTTATCCGTCCTTGCTTCTGGCGTTTATCAAAACGCGGAGGCACAAACCAGCTATGAGCTCAACAGCGGCTGGAGATGCACCTCAAGCAATAGTGTTAAAGATAATGGCACTACCATATCCCAAGCCAATTATGATCTGGCTGCATGGAACCCTGCGGTAGTGCCGGGAACGGTACTGACAACCCAGGTGGCCAATAAACAGGTACCTGATCCATTTTATGGGATGAATAATGAAAACATCCCTGACATTTATAAGGTAGGGCGTGATTATTACACCTACTGGTTTGCCAAAGATTTTAAAGAAGCCGCTCCAGCGGGCAATAATCAAACTTACCTTAATTTTCGAGGTGTAAACTATAGCTGCGATATTTTCCTGAACGGACATAAACTTAACAGCAAGCTGCACAAAGGCATGTTCTTGCGCCAGAGTTACAACATTACCAAATTGCTGAACAAAAACGGTAATAACCGCTTAGCTGTTATCGTTTACCCGCCAGATGTGGTAGGCAATCCCAACGGCGGCCAGGGTGGTGATGGCACTATTGCGCGTGGTGTAGGCATTCAGTATACGGCAGGCTGGGACTGGATCCAGCCTATCCGCGACCGTAATACCGGCATTTGGGATAAGGTAACCATTGAGCGTACGGGTGCTGTGGTTATTAAAGATCCGCATGTGGTTACCCTTGTTCCGGGTGTTCGCCAGCCGGAAGGTACACAACAACCAGCAGTTGTGCAGGTTTCGGCCGAGGTTGAAAACGCTACAGGTGCTGCAGTGAGCGGTACTTTACAATATAATTTAGATGGCAAGCTGGTATCACAACGGGTTACGCTTAAAGCCAATTCAAAACAGGAAGTTAAACTGGCCGACTACAGCCTTAAAAACCCTAAGCTTTGGTGGCCTAATGGCTACGGTCTGCAAAATTTGTATAAGCTTAATCTGCAGTTTGTAGCTGGTGGTAAAGTATCCGACCAAAAAAGTATCGAAGTTGGTGTACGCC from Mucilaginibacter sp. SJ includes:
- a CDS encoding FecR family protein, giving the protein MGNDKFIELAGKKLSNEISSDENNEFQRCLANDASLREQYEALSAYWKHSDTQYADNALAFQKIKSKIKAQEVIEPATAAIIPVKKGTIHYLWRAAAAVVLIAGCSYLFYSKTVTLGHGIASTTSGAWQNKNTSARDKSTIVLTDGTRITLNSQSSLRYPTNFTGKTREVYLSGEAFFDVHKDHEHPFIIHTEKMNIRVLGTAFNVKSYPNDPSSETTLIRGAIEVTLDDRPSDRIILKPSEKLIVKKGAFTTVRKNQAKLSPATDSSAGTQYVLTSFTRLHQDNSAILETSWTENKLIFRDENFADLAARMERWYGVEIKFKNDEMKKYRFTGTYEKETITQALDALRITENFHYKIKNSAIYIY
- a CDS encoding RNA polymerase sigma-70 factor yields the protein MRDRKVDTLKLWKLICNNDDENAFELFFHILNNSLIKFCVLYVHQREIAEEIVSDVFVKCWLNRKNLTEIQNPETYLFVAVKNQSLNHIKKYSTIHLVQIEETNSVEFVNTYNPQKEIENKELIFRMDQAIAGLPQQCRIVFRLIKEDGMRYKEVAEILNISPRTVQTQLFRAIKKLSVILTQYNKHHEAFLKPIQSTF
- a CDS encoding SusC/RagA family TonB-linked outer membrane protein, whose product is MKIRFTLILFFNLLAILTVYSQTRVTINLKSADFKKVISAIERQSIYHFVYSERKIPTLNKVDINVDNEDVKSVLDKILANSGFAYTELANHLIVIAPIDVIVNVVKVTGIVVDENGAPLAGATVRVRGSTMGASTDLNGAFSFEAPDQSTLIISFVGYVTRDVKLSGTTLLKITLTASNILNEVVVTALGIKKDEKKVGYSVTTIGGEVLDKAKESNVAYSLEGRVAGLSINGVNGGPASSARILLRGVTSFGASAPLFIINGVPIDNTQRGAANEWGGADFGDGISNINPDDVESMTVLKGQAASALYGARAANGVILITTKTAKKNSGFGVEFNTNYQTDKAINTFDYQTVYGQGLYGIRPASVNNAITSGNFGWGEKLDGKPTIQFDGKYYPYSAVTDNIDKFYRRGYTYTNTVAFNGGNETGAFRLSVSDLRNGSIIRNSGLNRKTVNLTATQGITDKFNVNVIANYIDESSNLKPNLSDGPLNPNNIQYLAANENQAALAPGFDSNGNELRWTGDTFVTNPYFAVNKFVNNISRNRLISAITARYNIQSWLYAQARLGDDVLYDKRLTITPTGTAYSPGDAGSMDEQSSTERSEFNADVLIGAKHDIIKKLLSFDLSAGVNLRKNSYEYTRLFGGPFIIPNFYSYSNLATKSSSYDYKSSETHSTYYSVDLSLKDFLTLTTTGRYDTYSTLPVDNRSIFTPSVSASILFSDLIHIPELDFGKLRLSYAQTSGEPTDVYITSQYYTLTNPVNGIPAGGFSDSLPNLFLKPYTLTEMEVGTDLKFLNGRLGLDVAYFHRKTRNEIIKGDLDLATGFARRFIPTGSTQNNGIEISINATPIKTVNFNWSPSFNFTYVQNKILQTDGTPESANISFGTYRPLNAATALVKGLPGPQIMANDYLRNSKGQIIFDGNGLPQAGPRVPMGSAVPNIYGGVNNNFTYKKFSLSFLVDYRFGNKILSATNYNSIYRGFNKLTLPGRETGVVGDGVNANGDKNTVVVPAQTYYQALAQSVSALNVLDGRFIKLRQVTFGYTFSKGFLKHTPFEGITFSLVGRNLWTIMKRSDNIDPESGFSPDIKYAGIEGASLPPTHTYGININFKLKK
- a CDS encoding alpha-L-fucosidase, whose protein sequence is MKRLFTVFFFVFGCFEVFGQQHNMSKQYVPAGDPAVEKKIANWQDLKFGLFMHWGTYSQWGVVESWSICPEDEGWTQRRGQYAATYNGYKAAYENLQTTFNPTKFNPEKWVQAAKDAGMKYVIFTTKHHDGFCMFDTKETDYKITSSKTPFSTNPRSNVTKEIFNAFRKDNFMVGAYFSKPDWHTENYWWPYFPPKDRNVNYDPQKYPERWQKFKDFTYNQISELMSDYGKVDILWLDGGWVRPKSSIDTTVEWQRGIKFDQDIDMPKIAAMGRQKQPGLIVVDRTVAGKYENYTTPEQEVPEVPLDHPWESCITMGNSWSYVPGDHYKSVQQIVQLLVKIVSRGGNLLMNIGPGPDGDWDPVAYERLQGISNWMKINGEGIYASQSVAPYSTGNIYYTKAKNSNTIYAFALSDQEKVVLQATVSVKLKDIKKVKKVTLLGSTQSLKWKQVADGIDISIPAKLQQASGLNEAAGFKIVY
- a CDS encoding glycoside hydrolase family 3 protein translates to MASTIKHKLLCCLVMLAALLKFSIANAQVPFYKDTSQSIDSRVKDLLSKLTIEEKISLLGYRSQAVPRLGIPAYNWWNEALHGVARAGEATIFPQAIGMSATFNEDLLKQVSTAISTEARAKYNLAIAQDRHLQYMGLTFWTPNINIFRDPRWGRGQETYGEDPFLTGRMGSAFVKGLQGDDPKYLKTSATAKHFAVHSGPEATRDKFDAKVDEKDLRETYLYAFHELVKNHVESVMSAYNRVNGVPNSINKMLLTDILRKEWGFSGHVVTDCGALDDVYLTHKTLPTAVEVAAAAIKAGVDLDCSSILQNDGIKAIKQGLLTEKDVDQALSAILRTEFKLGFYDAPTANPYHGYGADSVHNQQHLALARKVAQQSMVLLKNNNNVLPFKKSSYSSIMVVGPNAASLDAMIANYHGTSSKVINFVEGITGAVDKATRVEYDLGCDYKDTTHFGGTWAAGNADATIAVIGLSPVLEGEAGDAFLSESGGDKKNLSLPASEIAFIKELRKSVKNKPLVAVITAGSDVDVSAIEPYADAIIFAWYPGEQGGNALADIIFGDVSPSGHLPLTFYKGMSDLPDYSDYNMKNRTYRYYTGPVQYPFGFGLSYTSFTYTLGSKLKTTYKKADTLAVTVKVKNTGKFNGDEVVQAYIKYPNIDRMPVKELKSFKRISLEQDKEGSVTLKIPVQDLQKWDLATHKWKLYPGSYKLVLGSNSADEKLVADFKMAD